aTACTGCCTCCCTTACtgatataaacttatttttatttatttgatccAAAGTAATAAACCCAGctgttgctttttttatatctggTCTATTTAACCACGATTTAATAATACATCCGACAGTGTCAACCTGATACACTCCATTTTTAATGTCCGTTACGACAGTAATAAGGTTTTGAGGATCCCCTGGACTGCGATCAACTTTATCAATGTTAATAAGGACGCATTCACCCACATCAACATTgggtaacattttttttgtcgcAGCTACCATTTGATCAGCCTGGCGCTTTTGACCTGCAAATGCTGATAACTGTTGCGCCTCGATTGTTTTCGAattattacatatattacacattgttttatttatcgCGCAtgaaaaatttacagtaaaattACACATTTCACATACAATTGCTGGCGCATTATAAATTAGCTCTTGACATTCTACACATAAATCAGAACTCTGCAATTCACCAATTTTGCTTCTCATTGGAATATCTGGGTCTTCGGGTATAAGGATATCATCGCAAACTGTGTGTTCTTGACTGGTAATATTAAGAGTAATTCTGATAAAATATCATTCATATTTTTCCCATTATTTTGATCATATAAAGCagtattattttcagttttttctaaACCATAATCTGAATCTGCTTTTCCAACGTTTCAACGTTTTCAACCATCGgttaaaaatgtgaaaactGCCCGAAAAAAACGTGTATGGAGCCCTTAACGcggtaaattcaaatttcacCTCGTGATCTCGGCTCCGCGGGCTAGCCCATCGGTCGTATTCGGCTTTCAGCATTTGGGCCATTTGACGGGAAGAGTGTGCGTCGTTGAAACTTTAAACCTTGCCTAAAGACATTTTCGCGGTTTcgagtagtttttttttttgtaggtatgtaaattagaataattattattaaaaatatcagatTTAAGTGCAAGTGTAAGTGTTCAGCCGCAGTCAAGTTCTGTTCGGGTCACCGTAAGTAATAAAGTGGATTTGGTTGATTTTTTGCTGAAGTGTAAATTTCATTTCCTTAATTTAgatgataaattatttgttcacAAATTAATGCCGCGGCCGggtatgaaaaatttaattatgaacTATAAAACAAGGAATAGATCATTTAATACTTCTTGATTCTATAAATACGAATGGTTGACGGGTAGCGAGACAAGAAATAAACTATTTTGTTGGAATTGTTTACTTTTCGCGGAAAAAGCGCAAAGTCCGTGAAATTCGACGGGATATAATGATTTAAAGCATTTAGGTGTATCCTTGCAAAAGCACTGCCAATTCGAAGACCATACTTTTTCatcacttaaatttaaattatttagtaaaaataattatagcatACAGTGCGCTATAAATTCAGCATATCGCGAGAATATATTGAAACACAACGAGTTAGTAAAGAAAAATCGCGACGTATTACAAAGACTAATTGATTTGATAATTTACTTAGCAACGCAAGAGCAGGCATTTAGGGGTCATGACGAATCTCAAGATTCATTAAATCGGGGCAACTTAAAGAACTGGCTTATTTACTATCTAAATTTgacaacaattttaaagaatttttagatgAATCTTACGTTTTTAGCGGTTTGTCGAAAACCATTCAGAACGATTTAATCGATAGTATTAATTCAGTCGTTCGTGATGTTATTTCTGCTGAAATAAAAGATTCATCTTGTTTTTCTTGGCAGATCGATGAATCTACAGATATCACGTGTTTATCACAATTGTCAGTCATATTTCGATTTGTAAGAAATGATCAAGTAGTAGAACGCTTTATGGGCTTCTATGATGTAAGATGTAAGTGCAGAACGCAAAGCTGATGATctgtttaatttgttaataaataaatatcaggAGTTcgatattgcaaaaaaattaataggtcAAACGTATGATGGAGCATCCGTTATGTCAGAAGAATTAAAtggtaaaacagaaaaaaaataaagatatagcACCTCTAGCAATATTCGTGCGCTGGCTACGCTCacagaataaatttaattttacaagatTCCGCTACTAAAGTAAAAGAATGCCGGATTTTCTTTGCAAATCTTACGGgtatatcaacttttttttcgaaatctacGAAGCGTCCCAGAGTTTTAGATGAAATTGGGTGTAAGCATGTGCCAGGAAGTTCGGAAATGAGATGGAATTTTAAATCGCGAATTATCGATACTGTTATTAACAGTGGCGGCTCGCGCCCTGTAATCTAAGGTAGGcgacatattattataacagtGCGCACACCGAGTAGCCCGAGCTCCCCCTCCCGCCGCTTTttcgggatttaaaaaaaaattgtggtgcCACGGCCACTTgtcattaataatttactaaaattaagaaaaaaaataacgttttcgaaatcttttaaaaaaaattaccttaaaatatttttttttaaatttagattttaatcaaaaaaaaaaaaaaatgcggaaacaaaaaaaaaacaaaatgaaacacACCTTTACAAAGttgtatgaatttaaattatgatcgtaatttttgtgttatatccatatttcatttaatttcactaAATCCTTAGATATATACACTACCTACTGTTATTGACAGATACCTACTATAAGATGCAAAGATGCagtaaatattcttctatattataaacaaatacaaataaattaatttttattaacatagatcttttttacttacttaccaaaaatgcatagttatttaattatgcACCTTTGAGCTTAtgtagttttcttctttttaatactatttctaaaaaagattaaagttgaatactatataactaaaagatttcataatattcttatacttaacatagattttgtttttaatttttgattttttttttgttttttttttagttttttattttagttgtaaaacaactaatttttataaataaggttTATTCTTCTTTCCTTTAAAAGTGCAAACCTACTTATTATTAAAGAGCAAAAGAGTTCCTTTTCGATGGAAATTAAAGCAAGTGATGATAAGCGCtcattacctattttatttcgggAATATGTTTTTATGCGTTTAAGGCATGAAAAATGTCCTTTCAACTGATGTACTTGTGATTGGTATTGTAGCAATAAgcgtaaaaagtgtaaaagcttggagaaatatttctttaagaccattttctataaaatgtttttaaaacgaCTCTACATTTAATGTTGTTAGTTCTTCATCGTGAAAAATTACACTTAACTCATTAATTAGTTGctgtttgtcaaaaatatttttatattatattatatatatatatttattatattatattatattattatattcatacTCTTGGAACTTATAAGAATCAACCAATGCAAAATAAGTTAACTGCGATAGATCTGCAAACCGAACATCTATTTGCGtcgaaatattatcaataatctcataaaataaaattcgcaAAGAAGACTTCATCccctttgataattttattctttttgatgGTGTAGGATTATCCACGCTATCTATCATATCGCCtgaaattctaatttttgcttcttcaaaaaattgttcgAAGGTTAATTCATTCCGCAAAGACTGTAGACgctcttttgttaaaaataccTGTTTTTGACAATAAGCTATATCTAAagactttttttgcaaaatactaaataggGGATCTGTAAtatcaaatacatttttgtaagccgcggttaaaaaagaaaattttaaacctTTCATAAATCTAAGATATCCCTTTGCCCCGTTAATTGACTCGGATGATGAAGATTGATCGTCaataattgtttgaaaaactttttttaagtcattccATTTTGAATCTAAAAGATGAACGATTTTTGAACGTGAAGCCCATCTGGTATCTACAGCAGTCGGTATCCTTTTTCCAACTATAgagtccaaaataaatgttcgCTTTGCAGATTGATGGAAGAAGCCGGGATTTGAAGTTACGCTCGCAAAAAAAGTTCGgcaattttaatagtttttgctcCATTCTGTAGAACTAAGTTAAATCGGTGCGCACTGCAATGTGTAAATAAAGCTTATGGAGCatcgtctttaatttttttttgcaaaccatTTAACTAACCAGCGATTACGCTAGCGCCATCATAACATTGaccaactaaatttttcttataatcgaAAGGACTTAAAACAGAAACAATTAATTCGTACATCGCGTCTGCCGTTCTATCTTGACTTAcatcaaaaaatcccaaaaatctcTCTTTAATGTCACCAGATTGGTTTACATATCTGACCGAAATAGCGcattgtgatttttctaaaatgtcagtagtgtca
The genomic region above belongs to Anthonomus grandis grandis chromosome 18, icAntGran1.3, whole genome shotgun sequence and contains:
- the LOC126747068 gene encoding uncharacterized protein LOC126747068, translating into MCNICNNSKTIEAQQLSAFAGQKRQADQMVAATKKMLPNVDVGECVLINIDKVDRSPGDPQNLITVVTDIKNGVYQVDTVGCIIKSWLNRPDIKKATAGFITLDQINKNKFISVREAVSLESLFKGQGYVKCSCQPSKTQCKSKRCQCFKANMQCNSRCHKSGPCANK